From the Serratia nematodiphila DZ0503SBS1 genome, one window contains:
- a CDS encoding acetyl-CoA C-acetyltransferase — protein sequence MQQREVVIVAATRTPVGSFHGALAPLTAVELGTAAVQGLLAQSGVPPQQIDEVILGQVLTAGCGQNPARQTALNAGLPVTTPALTINKVCGSGLKAVHLAVQAIRSGDADAVIAGGQESMSQSPYLMAGARAGLRLGHAQMVDSVIHDGLWDAFNDYHMGITAENLAEKYAISREEQDRFALRSQQKALAAQQAGRFAQEITPVTVPQPKGEALRVERDQQPRDTSLDALARLRPAFRKEGTVTAGNASSLNDGAAVVLLMSAEKAAALRLPVLARIAGYASSGVEPAIMGIGPAPAARRCLEKAGWRLEEVDLIEANEAFAAQALALGKELGWEAERVNVNGGAIALGHPIGASGCRILVSLLFEMQRRGVNKGLAMLCIGGGQGVALAVERP from the coding sequence GTGCAACAACGTGAAGTGGTGATCGTGGCGGCGACGCGCACGCCGGTCGGCAGTTTTCACGGCGCGCTGGCGCCGCTGACGGCGGTGGAACTGGGCACGGCGGCGGTGCAGGGGCTGCTGGCGCAAAGCGGCGTGCCGCCGCAGCAGATCGATGAAGTGATCCTCGGCCAGGTGCTTACCGCCGGCTGTGGGCAGAATCCGGCGCGCCAGACCGCGCTCAACGCCGGGCTGCCCGTTACGACGCCGGCGCTGACCATCAACAAGGTGTGCGGCTCCGGTTTGAAGGCGGTGCATCTGGCGGTACAGGCGATCCGCAGCGGTGATGCCGACGCGGTGATCGCCGGCGGCCAGGAGAGCATGAGCCAGTCGCCTTACCTGATGGCCGGCGCGCGCGCCGGTCTGCGCCTCGGTCACGCGCAGATGGTGGACAGCGTGATCCACGATGGCCTGTGGGACGCGTTCAACGACTACCACATGGGCATCACCGCCGAGAACCTGGCGGAGAAATACGCCATCAGCAGAGAAGAACAAGACAGGTTCGCGCTGCGCTCGCAGCAGAAGGCGCTGGCGGCGCAGCAGGCCGGGCGTTTCGCGCAGGAGATCACGCCGGTGACGGTGCCGCAGCCGAAGGGCGAGGCGCTGCGGGTCGAGCGCGACCAACAGCCGCGCGACACCAGCCTGGATGCCCTGGCGCGGCTGCGGCCGGCGTTTCGCAAAGAGGGCACGGTGACCGCCGGCAACGCCTCGTCGCTCAACGACGGCGCCGCCGTGGTGCTGCTGATGAGCGCGGAAAAAGCCGCCGCGCTGCGTTTGCCGGTGCTGGCGCGCATCGCCGGTTACGCCTCGTCGGGCGTCGAACCGGCGATCATGGGCATCGGCCCGGCGCCGGCCGCGCGCCGCTGCCTGGAAAAAGCCGGTTGGCGGTTGGAGGAGGTCGATCTGATCGAAGCCAACGAAGCCTTCGCCGCGCAGGCGCTGGCGCTGGGTAAAGAACTGGGCTGGGAGGCGGAGCGGGTCAACGTCAACGGCGGAGCGATCGCGCTGGGGCATCCGATCGGCGCGTCCGGCTGTCGCATTTTGGTGTCGCTGCTGTTCGAAATGCAGCGCCGCGGGGTGAACAAGGGGCTGGCGATGCTGTGCATCGGCGGCGGGCAGGGGGTGGCGCTGGCGGTAGAGCGCCCGTAA
- a CDS encoding 3-hydroxyacyl-CoA dehydrogenase family protein, producing MQSSDYAVLGAGLMGVGIATHFIRHGHEVLLYDPDPQRLEEAPAVASGILAELSDVGQFDNDERDAALARLRVTGDLNAVAHARLLIEAIPERLELKHALYEQLEGLIADDAVIASNTSGLPPDELAARMTHPQRLLIAHFWHPPHLIPLVEIVPGSATEPRHLAAVQALLGEMDLEAVLLERAAPGFVGNRLQFAVLREALHIVHSGIASAEVVDQVMRASLGRRYAMVGPLEAADMTGLPTVADIARHLFPELATGDEMMALVEQRLQRGDTGQRSGQGFYLWDEARRERIQRRRAHQLRFALKP from the coding sequence ATGCAGTCATCTGACTATGCGGTACTGGGCGCCGGGCTGATGGGGGTGGGCATCGCCACCCACTTTATTCGCCACGGCCATGAGGTGCTGCTGTATGACCCGGATCCGCAGCGCCTGGAGGAAGCGCCGGCGGTGGCGAGCGGCATTCTGGCCGAGCTGAGCGACGTCGGGCAGTTTGATAACGATGAGCGCGACGCGGCGCTGGCGCGGCTGCGTGTGACCGGCGATCTGAACGCGGTGGCGCACGCCCGGCTGCTTATTGAGGCGATCCCGGAACGGCTCGAGCTGAAGCATGCGCTGTATGAGCAGCTGGAAGGGCTGATCGCCGACGACGCGGTGATCGCCAGCAACACCAGCGGCCTGCCGCCGGACGAGCTGGCGGCGCGCATGACCCATCCGCAGCGCCTGCTGATCGCCCATTTCTGGCACCCGCCGCACCTGATCCCGCTGGTGGAGATCGTGCCCGGCAGCGCCACCGAACCGCGTCATCTGGCGGCGGTGCAGGCGCTGCTCGGCGAGATGGATCTTGAGGCGGTGCTGCTGGAGCGCGCCGCGCCGGGGTTTGTCGGCAACCGGCTGCAGTTTGCGGTGCTGCGCGAGGCGCTGCACATCGTCCACAGCGGCATCGCCAGCGCCGAGGTGGTGGATCAGGTGATGCGCGCCTCGCTGGGGCGGCGCTACGCCATGGTCGGCCCGCTGGAGGCCGCCGACATGACCGGGCTCCCGACGGTGGCGGACATCGCCCGCCACCTGTTCCCGGAACTGGCGACCGGTGACGAGATGATGGCGCTGGTGGAACAGCGGCTGCAGCGCGGCGATACCGGCCAGCGCAGCGGCCAGGGATTTTATCTTTGGGATGAAGCGCGCAGGGAACGCATTCAACGGCGACGGGCGCATCAGCTGCGCTTTGCGCTGAAACCGTAA
- a CDS encoding GntP family permease, whose protein sequence is MMSVLIALAALGLLMLAAYRGYSVILFAPIAALGAVLLTDPGAVAPTFTGLFMEKMVGFVKLYFPVFLLGAVFGKLIELSGFSRSIVAAAIRILGRRHAIPVIVLVCALLTYGGVSLFVVAFAVYPFAAELFRQSGIPKRLIPATVALGAFSFTMDALPGTPQIQNIIPTSFFGTNAWAAPWLGLIGSLFIIAVGLLYLERQRRKAQLKGEGYGTELLNEPETPDDINLPNPLIAILPLILVGVFNLAFTHWIPQWYGASHDLTLPGLAKPITTDVAKITAIWAVEAALVSGILLVVAFGFGNIRGRLAEGSKTAVGGAILAAMNTASEYGFGAVIAALPGFLVLSQALSAIPNPLLNEAISVTLLAGITGSASGGMSIALAAMADNFVAAAHAAHIPLEVLHRVASMASGGMDTLPHNGAVITLLAITGLSHRQAYGGIFAITLIKSAAVLFVIGVFYLTGIV, encoded by the coding sequence CTGATGAGCGTTTTGATTGCCCTGGCAGCACTGGGATTACTGATGCTGGCCGCCTACCGCGGCTACAGCGTGATTTTGTTCGCTCCGATAGCCGCGCTGGGCGCGGTGCTGTTGACCGACCCCGGCGCGGTGGCGCCGACCTTCACCGGGCTGTTTATGGAGAAGATGGTCGGCTTCGTGAAGCTCTACTTCCCGGTGTTCCTGCTGGGGGCGGTATTCGGCAAGCTGATCGAACTGTCCGGTTTTTCCCGTTCGATCGTCGCGGCGGCGATCCGCATTCTCGGCCGGCGCCACGCCATTCCGGTGATCGTGCTGGTGTGCGCGCTGCTGACCTACGGCGGAGTGTCGCTGTTTGTGGTGGCGTTCGCGGTTTATCCGTTCGCCGCCGAGCTGTTCCGCCAGAGCGGCATCCCCAAGCGGCTGATCCCGGCCACCGTGGCGCTCGGCGCCTTCTCCTTCACCATGGACGCCTTGCCCGGCACGCCGCAGATCCAAAACATCATCCCGACCAGCTTCTTCGGCACCAACGCCTGGGCCGCGCCCTGGCTGGGGCTGATCGGCTCGCTGTTCATCATCGCGGTCGGCCTGCTGTATCTTGAACGCCAGCGGCGCAAGGCGCAGTTGAAGGGGGAGGGTTACGGCACCGAGCTGCTGAACGAACCGGAAACCCCGGACGACATCAACCTGCCTAATCCGCTGATCGCCATCCTGCCGTTGATTCTGGTCGGGGTATTCAACCTGGCCTTCACCCATTGGATCCCGCAGTGGTACGGCGCCAGCCACGATCTGACGCTGCCGGGGCTGGCCAAGCCCATCACCACCGATGTGGCGAAGATCACCGCCATCTGGGCGGTGGAAGCGGCGTTGGTGTCGGGTATTCTACTGGTGGTGGCGTTCGGCTTTGGCAATATTCGCGGCCGGCTGGCGGAAGGCAGCAAGACGGCGGTCGGCGGCGCAATTCTGGCGGCGATGAACACCGCCTCCGAATACGGCTTCGGCGCGGTGATCGCCGCGCTGCCGGGCTTTTTGGTGCTGTCGCAGGCGCTGTCGGCGATCCCCAATCCGCTGCTGAACGAAGCGATCAGCGTCACCCTGCTGGCCGGCATCACCGGCTCGGCCTCCGGCGGCATGAGCATCGCGCTGGCGGCGATGGCCGATAACTTCGTGGCCGCCGCCCACGCCGCGCATATCCCGCTGGAAGTGCTGCACCGGGTGGCCTCGATGGCCAGCGGCGGCATGGACACCTTGCCGCACAACGGCGCGGTGATCACCCTGCTGGCGATCACCGGCCTCAGCCACCGGCAGGCCTATGGCGGCATCTTCGCCATCACCCTGATCAAAAGCGCCGCGGTGCTGTTCGTGATCGGCGTGTTCTACCTGACCGGCATTGTTTAA
- a CDS encoding 3-hydroxybutyrate dehydrogenase, which yields MSVQGKTALVTGSTSGIGLGIASVLAAAGVRVILNGFGDVEAAKAQVARLGAAPGYHGADLGDAAQIADMMHYAEREFGGVDILVNNAGIQHVAPLDQFPVEKWNAILAINLSAVFHTCRLALPGMRERNWGRIINVASVHGLVASKDKSAYVAAKHGVVGLTKTLALETARTPVTCNAICPGWVLTPLVQQQIDKRIAAGTDPQRARDELLAEKQPSQEFVTPEQLGELALFLCCDAAAQVRGAAWNMDGGWLAQ from the coding sequence ATGAGTGTACAAGGCAAGACCGCGCTGGTGACCGGCTCGACCAGCGGCATCGGCCTCGGGATAGCGTCCGTGCTGGCCGCCGCCGGCGTGCGCGTGATCCTCAACGGCTTTGGCGATGTGGAAGCGGCGAAAGCGCAGGTTGCCCGGCTGGGCGCCGCGCCGGGGTATCACGGCGCCGATCTCGGCGATGCGGCCCAGATAGCGGACATGATGCACTATGCCGAGCGTGAGTTCGGCGGCGTGGACATTCTGGTGAACAACGCCGGCATTCAGCACGTGGCGCCGCTGGATCAGTTCCCGGTGGAGAAATGGAACGCCATCCTCGCCATTAACCTGTCGGCGGTGTTCCACACCTGCCGGTTGGCGCTGCCGGGTATGCGCGAGCGCAACTGGGGACGCATCATCAACGTGGCGTCGGTGCACGGGCTGGTGGCGTCGAAAGACAAGTCGGCCTATGTGGCGGCCAAGCACGGCGTGGTGGGGCTGACCAAGACGCTGGCGCTGGAAACCGCCCGCACGCCCGTCACCTGCAACGCCATCTGCCCCGGCTGGGTGCTGACGCCGCTGGTGCAGCAGCAGATCGACAAACGCATCGCCGCCGGTACCGATCCGCAGCGGGCGCGCGATGAGCTGTTGGCGGAGAAGCAGCCTTCGCAAGAGTTCGTCACGCCGGAGCAGCTCGGTGAGCTGGCGCTGTTCCTGTGCTGCGATGCGGCGGCGCAGGTGCGTGGCGCCGCCTGGAACATGGACGGCGGCTGGCTGGCGCAGTAG
- a CDS encoding porin yields the protein MRKNTTPIFIGGVLLSAISAGAQAEITILDKNPQSNVLLAPLSLKVGGSIRPEWIFNNGPEPGYDKNGHDGGTRFRFSGDYALTQDTSIIGYYEWGVDLAHALSWDGHYNEDGKRDYQRQLYAGFKDDRYGTLTYGHQYGIYYSVVGIKSDVWDNDGHAGGTGIGISGDYDGGNKPKNSIKYTNDFGPVTLYANYLLPEDDLHTADNLIYRRKGGGGLGFDYKVTKDFTFSAAYSYTDAKIKDNLYHEQDYHQQLSGTALTWQPNNWYIVGTASYYKDYVPSTRQRTLSHFFAGDGYGLEGFVGYTFNIDKPFLKSVQPYVAADSLRLKGDEAYHANHVYLGAGTTIGYGLSVYVERTLANSSDNEPDSTWITVFYDF from the coding sequence ATGAGAAAAAATACAACGCCAATATTCATTGGCGGCGTTTTGCTGTCGGCGATTTCCGCCGGCGCGCAGGCCGAGATCACCATTCTGGATAAAAACCCGCAGAGCAATGTGTTGCTGGCGCCGCTCAGTTTAAAGGTGGGCGGCAGCATTCGCCCCGAGTGGATCTTCAATAACGGCCCGGAGCCGGGCTATGACAAAAACGGCCACGACGGCGGCACGCGTTTTCGCTTCAGCGGCGATTATGCGCTGACGCAGGACACCTCGATCATCGGCTATTACGAGTGGGGCGTCGATCTGGCGCACGCGCTCAGCTGGGACGGGCACTATAACGAAGACGGCAAGCGCGACTATCAGCGCCAGCTGTACGCCGGCTTCAAAGACGATCGTTACGGCACCCTGACCTATGGCCATCAATACGGCATCTATTATTCGGTGGTCGGCATTAAAAGCGACGTCTGGGATAACGATGGCCATGCGGGCGGCACCGGCATCGGTATTTCCGGCGACTATGACGGCGGCAATAAACCGAAAAACAGCATCAAATACACCAATGATTTCGGACCGGTCACGCTGTACGCAAACTACTTATTGCCGGAAGACGATCTGCACACCGCGGATAACCTGATTTATCGCCGCAAGGGCGGTGGCGGGCTGGGCTTCGATTACAAGGTGACGAAAGACTTCACCTTCAGCGCCGCCTACAGTTATACCGATGCGAAGATCAAAGACAATCTGTACCACGAACAGGATTATCACCAGCAGTTGTCCGGCACCGCGTTAACCTGGCAGCCGAACAACTGGTATATCGTCGGCACCGCCAGCTACTACAAAGATTATGTGCCGAGCACCCGCCAGCGCACGCTGTCGCACTTCTTCGCCGGTGACGGCTACGGGCTGGAAGGCTTCGTCGGTTACACCTTCAATATCGACAAGCCGTTCCTCAAATCCGTCCAGCCTTATGTGGCGGCGGACTCGCTGCGGCTGAAGGGAGACGAGGCGTATCACGCCAACCACGTCTATCTTGGTGCGGGCACCACCATCGGTTACGGTCTGTCGGTGTATGTGGAGCGCACGCTGGCCAACAGCAGCGACAACGAGCCGGACTCCACCTGGATTACGGTGTTCTACGACTTCTGA
- a CDS encoding AraC family transcriptional regulator, with the protein MKVQIPRHCLDIDQVPRPLFALQGSTLEQDWEVEPHRHRKAQLIYTVRGMIRCEVENGLWLVPPQCALWMPGNVLHNAQGAGSTEAYCLFVDQHAAAGLPQSCCTLSVSPLLRELLLQASTFEPLYDEQGAEGRLTAVLLDQLAAAPIENLHLPVSDDARIRQLTEGMLSCPADKSTLGQWAQRIGMSERSLSRTLQQQMGMSFGHWRRQLHVMLALQRLTQGESVQTVALDLGYESASGFVTMFRKAVGKPPARYLAERNASGETLGGAITM; encoded by the coding sequence ATGAAAGTACAAATCCCCCGCCACTGTCTGGATATCGATCAGGTGCCGCGCCCGCTGTTTGCCCTGCAAGGTTCGACTCTCGAGCAGGATTGGGAAGTCGAGCCGCACCGCCACCGGAAGGCGCAACTGATTTACACCGTGCGCGGCATGATCCGCTGCGAAGTGGAAAACGGGCTGTGGCTGGTGCCGCCGCAGTGCGCGCTGTGGATGCCGGGCAACGTGTTGCACAACGCCCAGGGCGCCGGCTCCACCGAGGCCTACTGCCTGTTCGTCGATCAACATGCCGCCGCCGGCCTGCCGCAAAGCTGCTGCACGCTGTCGGTCTCGCCGCTGCTGCGCGAGCTGCTGCTGCAGGCCAGCACCTTCGAGCCGCTTTACGACGAACAGGGCGCCGAGGGGCGTCTGACGGCGGTATTGCTGGATCAGTTGGCGGCCGCGCCGATCGAGAATCTGCATCTGCCGGTGTCCGACGACGCGCGCATCCGGCAGTTGACCGAAGGCATGCTGAGCTGCCCGGCGGACAAATCCACCCTCGGCCAGTGGGCGCAGCGCATCGGCATGAGCGAGCGCTCCCTCAGCCGCACCTTGCAACAGCAGATGGGCATGAGCTTCGGCCACTGGCGGCGCCAGCTGCACGTAATGCTGGCGCTGCAGCGCTTGACGCAGGGCGAGAGCGTACAGACGGTGGCGCTGGATTTGGGCTACGAGAGCGCCAGCGGCTTCGTCACCATGTTCAGAAAGGCGGTGGGCAAACCGCCGGCGCGCTACCTGGCGGAGCGCAACGCCTCTGGAGAGACCCTGGGCGGTGCGATCACCATGTAA
- a CDS encoding helix-turn-helix domain-containing protein, translated as MHQQQVIEQLLAWIEQSLDQPLTLDDIAAKSGYSKWHLQRMFKQHTGHILGTYARRRRLTAAARELRLTGTSVACIADTYQFDSQQTFTRCFRKQFGLPPASYRRSQDWSSYGLQPPLRLTEAPLPQADIVTLPAMQLVGHTQRRSFTLGQLAASKCELRRHAWRQLLQPQALPEVVYGLTSLEVDRRRRGSPRMAYTAALPDEGAPGERVTIEQGEYARFTYQGQAEGLQNFIVRLYDTAMPQMNAIRRPGQDIERFYPAQEGSCPLGGAAIRCEYLIPIRREEALAAAS; from the coding sequence ATGCACCAGCAACAGGTGATTGAACAGCTGCTGGCCTGGATCGAGCAGAGCCTGGATCAGCCGCTGACGCTGGACGACATCGCCGCCAAGTCCGGCTACTCCAAATGGCATTTGCAGCGGATGTTCAAGCAGCATACCGGCCATATTCTCGGCACCTACGCGCGCCGCAGAAGGCTGACCGCCGCTGCGCGTGAACTGCGCCTGACCGGCACCAGCGTGGCCTGCATCGCCGATACTTACCAGTTCGATTCGCAGCAGACCTTCACCCGTTGCTTCCGCAAGCAGTTCGGTCTGCCGCCGGCCAGCTATCGTCGCAGCCAGGATTGGTCGAGCTATGGCCTGCAGCCGCCGCTGCGCCTGACCGAAGCGCCGTTGCCGCAGGCCGATATCGTGACGCTGCCCGCCATGCAGTTGGTGGGCCATACCCAGCGCCGCAGTTTTACGCTGGGGCAACTGGCGGCCTCCAAGTGTGAGCTGCGCCGCCACGCCTGGCGGCAGTTGCTGCAGCCGCAGGCGCTGCCGGAGGTGGTATACGGCCTCACCAGTCTGGAAGTTGACCGGCGCCGCCGGGGCAGCCCGCGCATGGCCTACACCGCCGCTCTGCCGGACGAAGGGGCGCCGGGAGAGCGGGTGACTATCGAGCAGGGCGAGTATGCCCGTTTCACCTACCAGGGACAGGCGGAAGGGTTACAAAACTTTATTGTCCGGCTGTATGACACCGCCATGCCGCAGATGAACGCCATTCGCCGGCCAGGGCAGGATATCGAGCGTTTCTACCCGGCGCAGGAGGGCAGTTGCCCGCTCGGCGGCGCGGCGATCCGCTGTGAATATCTGATTCCGATACGGCGGGAAGAAGCGTTGGCCGCCGCCAGCTAG
- a CDS encoding MarR family winged helix-turn-helix transcriptional regulator, with the protein MNRTLANTFFHLIRELLQDHSAQWQKSLPELSKQQYSILATVSETPGIEQIELMEAAISSKAALAELLGRMEGKGLLKREAGEHDKRRRFIYLTPAGQALFEASRPIADAIDNMYLERVNKDQHESALFVLKTMIGKQ; encoded by the coding sequence ATGAACAGAACGCTGGCCAATACTTTTTTCCACCTCATTCGCGAACTGCTTCAGGATCATAGTGCTCAATGGCAAAAATCGCTTCCTGAACTCAGCAAACAACAATATTCCATTCTGGCCACCGTTTCAGAAACGCCGGGCATTGAACAAATCGAATTAATGGAAGCGGCGATCAGCAGTAAAGCCGCGCTGGCCGAATTGCTAGGCCGCATGGAAGGAAAAGGTTTATTAAAACGGGAAGCCGGCGAGCATGATAAGCGCCGCCGATTTATTTACCTGACGCCTGCTGGGCAAGCGCTGTTCGAAGCCAGCCGCCCCATCGCCGACGCGATTGATAATATGTATCTCGAACGAGTCAATAAAGACCAACATGAGTCGGCGCTTTTCGTTTTAAAGACGATGATAGGGAAGCAATAA
- a CDS encoding non-oxidative hydroxyarylic acid decarboxylases subunit B, with product MRLVIAMTGATGAPLGTALLQALKDMEGIETHLILSKWAKTTIELETNFTVHDVMAMADVTHSSADQAATISSGSFHTDGMIIIPCSMKTLAGIRAGYAEGLIGRAADVIIKEGRKLVLVPRETPLSTIHLENMLALSKLGVSLVPPMPAYYNHPTRIDDVTDHIVARVLDQFGLDHRRAKRWAGLKENSKKTTDTEEG from the coding sequence ATGAGATTAGTGATCGCGATGACGGGCGCGACCGGGGCGCCGCTGGGTACGGCGCTGCTTCAGGCGCTAAAAGACATGGAGGGCATAGAGACGCATTTGATCTTGAGTAAGTGGGCCAAAACGACCATTGAACTCGAAACAAATTTCACCGTGCATGACGTGATGGCGATGGCCGACGTGACGCACAGTTCTGCCGATCAGGCCGCCACGATCTCTTCAGGTTCTTTTCATACGGACGGCATGATCATTATTCCCTGCAGTATGAAAACGTTGGCGGGTATTCGAGCCGGTTATGCTGAAGGGCTTATTGGCAGAGCGGCGGATGTGATTATCAAAGAAGGGCGGAAGTTGGTGTTGGTTCCCAGAGAAACGCCGTTGAGTACTATTCACTTGGAAAATATGCTCGCGCTCTCGAAATTGGGGGTGTCATTGGTTCCCCCCATGCCCGCTTATTATAACCACCCCACTCGTATCGATGACGTTACCGATCATATTGTCGCACGCGTGCTGGATCAATTTGGTCTTGATCATCGCCGGGCAAAGCGCTGGGCAGGACTAAAAGAAAATAGCAAAAAAACCACTGACACCGAGGAAGGTTAA
- a CDS encoding non-oxidative hydroxyarylic acid decarboxylases subunit C: MAYDDLRSYLAALDEAGQLLDITEEVQAEPDIAAAANATGRMGEGAPAIAFRNIKGFEHAHVVMNTIGSWQNHAIALGLPPATPVKQQIDEYIRRWDHFPVSVERRDNPPWAENEVNGEEINLFEILPLFRLNDGDGGFYLDKACVVSRDPEDPTHFGKQNVGIYRMEVKGKRKLGLQPVPMHDIALHLHKAEERGEDLPIAITLGNDPIITLMGATPLKYDQSEYEMAGALRESPYPIATAPLTGFDVPWGSEVIIEGVIEGRKREIEGPFGEFTGHYSGGRNMTVVRIDKVSYRSRPIFESLYLGMPWTEIDYLMGPATCVPLYQQLKAEFPEVQAVNAMYTHGLLVIISTKKRYGGFARAVGMRAMTTPHGLGYVKMVIMIDEDVDPFNLPQVMWALSAKVNPAGDLVQLPNMSVLELDPGSSPAGITDKLIIDATTPVAPDTRGHYSQPVKDLPETALWVDKLTAMLANRH, encoded by the coding sequence ATGGCTTATGACGATCTGCGAAGTTATTTAGCGGCGCTGGATGAGGCCGGACAATTACTCGATATTACCGAGGAGGTTCAGGCGGAACCGGATATCGCCGCGGCAGCCAACGCCACAGGCAGAATGGGTGAGGGTGCCCCCGCCATTGCATTCAGGAACATTAAAGGCTTTGAACACGCGCATGTGGTCATGAACACCATCGGGTCATGGCAGAATCACGCCATAGCCCTGGGGCTCCCGCCGGCCACGCCGGTGAAGCAGCAAATCGATGAGTATATTCGCCGCTGGGATCATTTTCCCGTCTCTGTGGAACGTCGCGATAATCCGCCGTGGGCCGAGAACGAGGTCAACGGTGAGGAGATTAATCTGTTTGAGATCCTGCCGCTGTTTCGCTTAAACGATGGCGACGGTGGATTCTACCTGGATAAGGCCTGCGTGGTTTCCCGCGATCCTGAAGATCCGACCCACTTCGGCAAGCAAAACGTCGGCATTTATCGCATGGAGGTGAAGGGCAAGCGTAAGCTGGGCCTGCAGCCCGTGCCGATGCACGACATCGCGCTGCATCTGCATAAAGCAGAAGAGCGCGGCGAGGATCTGCCTATCGCCATTACGCTAGGCAATGACCCGATCATTACGCTGATGGGGGCGACGCCGCTCAAATACGATCAGTCGGAGTATGAAATGGCCGGCGCCCTGCGTGAAAGCCCGTACCCGATAGCGACGGCCCCCTTGACCGGCTTTGATGTGCCCTGGGGTTCCGAAGTCATCATTGAAGGAGTGATTGAAGGCCGCAAGCGCGAGATTGAAGGCCCGTTCGGCGAATTTACGGGGCACTATTCCGGCGGCCGTAACATGACGGTGGTGCGCATCGATAAGGTTTCTTACCGCTCGCGGCCGATTTTCGAATCCCTGTATCTGGGCATGCCCTGGACAGAAATCGACTACCTGATGGGGCCGGCCACCTGTGTGCCGCTGTATCAGCAGTTGAAAGCCGAGTTTCCGGAAGTGCAGGCGGTTAATGCGATGTATACCCACGGGTTGCTCGTCATCATTTCCACTAAAAAGCGTTATGGCGGTTTCGCGCGCGCGGTGGGGATGCGGGCGATGACCACGCCGCATGGGCTGGGCTATGTGAAAATGGTGATCATGATCGATGAGGATGTCGATCCCTTCAACCTGCCGCAGGTTATGTGGGCGCTGTCCGCCAAGGTCAATCCGGCCGGCGATTTGGTGCAATTGCCGAATATGTCGGTGCTGGAGTTGGATCCCGGCTCCAGCCCGGCGGGGATCACGGACAAACTCATCATTGACGCGACCACGCCGGTGGCTCCGGATACGCGCGGCCACTACAGCCAGCCGGTCAAGGATTTACCCGAAACTGCCCTGTGGGTGGATAAATTAACCGCCATGCTGGCTAACCGTCATTAA
- a CDS encoding non-oxidative hydroxyarylic acid decarboxylases subunit D, producing MICPRCADKQIDVMAHSPVKGVWTVYQCQHCLYTWRNTEPARRTEREHYPPEFRMTQQDIDNAPEVPTIPPLLRK from the coding sequence ATGATTTGTCCTCGTTGTGCCGATAAACAGATAGACGTCATGGCGCATTCACCGGTCAAGGGCGTGTGGACGGTATACCAGTGTCAACACTGCCTTTATACCTGGCGTAATACCGAGCCTGCTCGCAGAACGGAACGGGAGCATTATCCGCCCGAGTTTCGCATGACTCAGCAGGATATCGATAATGCGCCGGAAGTGCCGACCATTCCTCCTCTTTTGAGGAAATGA